Proteins co-encoded in one Octopus bimaculoides isolate UCB-OBI-ISO-001 chromosome 7, ASM119413v2, whole genome shotgun sequence genomic window:
- the LOC128248363 gene encoding uncharacterized protein LOC128248363, which translates to MHEIKYQVVFYQLPGNTSPSIFRDKLKDSIKLKDENEIASAIKRCIAAGYPELQSDVDNARKSLNILQGGDGHITSAAKIRDQLRTAINQKNKSLLDNAICEAEEAGYPEISGILCKARDTMESLGYGRGGVKTPDSLRIKLDQAKRQNDKSTLENAIEECIGSGHPELMSDIQLARYALDFMEEDRASGWF; encoded by the exons aTGCATGAAATTAAGTACCAAGTGGTATTTTATCAATTACCAGGGAATACATCACCCAGCATTTTTCGAGACAAACTTAAGGATAGTATTAAGctaaaagatgaaaatgaaatcgCATCAGCTATTAAGAGATGTATTGCTGCCGGCTATCCTGAACTTCAAAGTGATGTTGATAACGCGCGAAAGTCTTTGAACATCTTACAAGGCGGGGATGGAC ATATTACTTCAGCAGCAAAAATCAGAGATCAACTAAGGACAGCTATCAACCAGAAAAACAAATCACTATTAGACAATGCAATTTGTGAAGCTGAAGAAGCTGGTTATCCAGAAATCTCCGGTATTCTTTGCAAAGCGAGAGATACTATGGAAAGTTTGGGTTATGGTCGTGGAG GAGTAAAGACCCCCGATTCCCTGCGCATTAAACTTGACCAAGCAAAAAGACAAAACGATAAATCGACATTAGAAAATGCGATTGAAGAATGCATTGGATCCGGACATCCAGAATTGATGTCTGATATCCAGTTAGCTCGCTATGCTCTTGATTTTATGGAAGAGGACCGCGCATCAGGTTGGTTTTAG